A genomic window from Micromonospora ferruginea includes:
- a CDS encoding DsbA family oxidoreductase, which produces MEIEIYADVACPWCWIGKRRLEQAIESYDGKVTVRYRPFQLDPTPVTEPRPLLDALGDKFGGRDKADQMAAHVSGIAAGAGLDLRFDQAVAANTFDAHRLVRFAAERGRADEMVERLYRAHFADGLDVGSIDVLVTLATEVGLDETEARGYLESNLGRREVAAELTAAHQLGVSSVPTFVLAGKYAVTGAQEPETMLAALREVAQREAAG; this is translated from the coding sequence ATGGAGATCGAGATCTACGCCGACGTCGCCTGCCCCTGGTGCTGGATCGGCAAGCGCCGCCTGGAGCAGGCCATCGAGTCGTACGACGGCAAGGTGACCGTCCGGTACCGGCCGTTCCAGCTCGACCCGACGCCGGTGACCGAGCCGAGGCCGTTGCTCGACGCGCTGGGCGACAAGTTCGGCGGCCGGGACAAGGCCGACCAGATGGCCGCCCACGTCTCCGGGATCGCCGCCGGCGCGGGTCTGGACCTGCGGTTCGACCAAGCGGTGGCGGCGAACACGTTCGACGCACACCGGCTGGTGCGCTTCGCCGCCGAGCGGGGGCGCGCCGACGAGATGGTCGAGCGGCTCTACCGGGCGCACTTCGCCGACGGTCTCGACGTCGGGTCGATCGACGTGCTGGTCACGCTCGCCACCGAGGTCGGGCTGGACGAGACCGAGGCGCGCGGTTATCTGGAGTCGAACCTCGGCCGCCGCGAGGTGGCCGCCGAGCTGACCGCCGCACACCAACTCGGCGTCTCCAGCGTCCCGACCTTCGTGCTGGCCGGGAAGTACGCGGTCACCGGCGCCCAGGAGCCGGAGACGATGCTCGCCGCGCTGCGCGAGGTGGCCCAGCGGGAGGCGGCCGGGTGA
- a CDS encoding SufE family protein produces MPEMPTKLAEIVDEFAAAPRDVVLEMLLEFADVIPPLPEGTDREALEQVPECQTAFFLRAEVNADKTVSTVFDCPPEAPTTRAFAGILAEGLAGASAEEVLAVPDDLYQRMGLAQAISPLRVRGGTAILARLKRQVREQIA; encoded by the coding sequence ATGCCCGAGATGCCGACCAAGCTGGCCGAGATCGTCGACGAGTTCGCCGCCGCCCCGCGCGACGTCGTGCTGGAGATGCTGCTGGAATTCGCCGACGTGATCCCGCCCCTGCCGGAGGGGACCGACCGGGAGGCGTTGGAGCAGGTCCCCGAGTGCCAGACCGCGTTCTTCCTGCGCGCCGAGGTGAACGCGGACAAGACGGTGAGCACGGTCTTCGACTGCCCGCCGGAGGCGCCGACCACCCGCGCGTTCGCCGGCATCCTCGCCGAAGGGCTGGCCGGCGCGAGCGCCGAGGAGGTGCTGGCCGTCCCGGACGATCTCTACCAGCGGATGGGCCTGGCCCAGGCGATCAGCCCGCTCCGGGTCCGCGGCGGCACCGCCATCCTCGCCCGGCTCAAGCGCCAGGTCCGGGAACAGATCGCCTGA
- a CDS encoding CBS domain-containing protein yields the protein MYRVNDVMTKQVVYLPAETPLDEAARVMKESDIGDVVVTEGATLAGVLTDRDIVVRAVAERADPGTTTIGSIITREVVMIEQHCTASEAAALMRERNIRRVLVCDNERKLVGIVSLGDLAIRLDPDSTLSDISQAPPNS from the coding sequence ATGTACCGCGTCAACGACGTGATGACCAAGCAGGTGGTCTATCTCCCCGCGGAGACCCCGTTGGACGAGGCGGCCCGGGTGATGAAGGAGTCCGACATCGGCGACGTGGTGGTGACCGAAGGCGCCACCCTCGCCGGTGTGCTGACCGACCGCGACATCGTGGTACGGGCGGTGGCCGAGCGCGCCGACCCGGGCACCACCACGATCGGGTCGATCATCACCCGCGAGGTCGTCATGATCGAGCAGCACTGCACGGCGAGCGAGGCGGCCGCGTTGATGCGCGAGCGCAACATCCGGCGGGTGCTGGTCTGCGACAACGAGCGGAAGCTGGTCGGCATCGTCTCCCTGGGCGACCTGGCCATCCGACTGGACCCCGATTCGACCCTCAGCGACATCAGCCAGGCCCCACCCAACTCATGA
- a CDS encoding YbaK/EbsC family protein, whose product MGTLKTEPARVRLDLLAPPVAAAVERWPDEAPVDVNEVLVAPIDAELADTAAFCAAYEVGLDESANCVVVAGKRGGETRYAACIVLATTRADVNGVVRKLLDVRKASFAPMAEAVELTGMEYGGITPIGLPEEWPILVDSRVIATPHVIIGSGVRHSKIALPGPALGALPGARVVEDLARPA is encoded by the coding sequence ATGGGAACGCTGAAGACGGAGCCGGCCCGGGTCCGGCTGGACCTGTTGGCCCCGCCGGTCGCCGCGGCCGTGGAGCGCTGGCCGGACGAGGCGCCGGTCGACGTGAACGAGGTGCTGGTCGCCCCGATCGACGCCGAGCTGGCCGACACCGCGGCCTTCTGCGCGGCGTACGAGGTGGGGCTGGACGAGTCGGCCAACTGCGTGGTGGTCGCCGGTAAGCGGGGCGGCGAGACCCGCTACGCCGCCTGCATCGTGCTCGCCACCACCCGGGCCGACGTGAACGGCGTGGTCCGCAAGCTGCTCGACGTCCGCAAGGCGAGCTTCGCGCCGATGGCCGAGGCGGTGGAGCTGACCGGCATGGAATACGGCGGGATCACCCCGATCGGGCTGCCCGAGGAGTGGCCGATCCTGGTCGACTCGCGGGTGATCGCCACGCCGCACGTGATCATCGGATCGGGTGTACGCCACAGCAAGATCGCCCTGCCCGGGCCGGCGCTCGGCGCGCTGCCCGGAGCGAGGGTGGTGGAGGACCTGGCCAGGCCGGCCTAG
- a CDS encoding SDR family oxidoreductase has translation MRVLVTGATGRLGRVAVPRLRDEGFTLRAVSRRPGAGEGDGEGVEWMAADLATGAGLAEAVAGMDAVLHLASSPNRRTHQIDVLGTRRLTVAAGHAGVRHLVYVSIVGVDRVPLGYYRHKLAAEQVIAAGAVPWSVLRATQFPGFLAELLAGASRLGPVIGDRAVLAQPVDPGEVADRLAVLLLAGPSHRVEDFGGPEVLRFDEAARAWLAARRSRRPLLPIRIPGRLGRELRAGALTTTATPTGTRTWADHLAHTYGGTGRR, from the coding sequence ATGCGGGTGTTGGTGACCGGGGCGACCGGACGACTCGGGCGGGTGGCCGTGCCGCGGCTGCGGGACGAGGGGTTCACGCTGCGGGCGGTGAGCCGCCGGCCCGGCGCCGGCGAGGGTGACGGCGAGGGCGTCGAGTGGATGGCCGCCGACCTGGCCACCGGCGCCGGACTGGCCGAGGCGGTCGCCGGGATGGACGCGGTGCTGCACCTGGCCTCGTCGCCGAACCGGCGTACCCACCAGATCGACGTGCTCGGCACCCGCCGGCTGACCGTGGCCGCCGGCCACGCCGGGGTCCGGCACCTGGTGTACGTCTCGATCGTCGGCGTCGACCGGGTGCCGCTCGGCTACTACCGGCACAAGCTCGCCGCCGAGCAGGTGATCGCCGCCGGCGCGGTGCCGTGGAGCGTGCTGCGGGCCACCCAGTTCCCCGGCTTCCTGGCGGAACTGCTGGCCGGCGCGAGCCGGTTGGGCCCGGTGATCGGGGACCGGGCGGTGCTCGCCCAGCCGGTCGACCCCGGCGAGGTGGCCGACCGGCTCGCGGTGCTGCTGCTCGCCGGCCCGTCGCACCGGGTGGAGGACTTCGGCGGTCCCGAGGTGCTCCGCTTCGACGAGGCTGCCCGGGCCTGGCTCGCGGCCCGCCGGTCCCGCCGGCCGCTGCTGCCGATCCGGATCCCGGGGCGGCTCGGCCGGGAGTTGCGGGCCGGCGCGCTCACCACGACCGCCACGCCTACGGGCACCCGCACCTGGGCGGACCACCTCGCTCACACGTACGGGGGAACGGGCCGAAGGTGA
- a CDS encoding MFS transporter, producing the protein MTTATATPGTSADGLWSPGLRAMTVGSVALVSLLAFEALAVGTAMPTVARSLDGLGLYALAFGGPFASGVVAMVASGIWCDARGPRPAMWHGVAWFVAGLALAGAATGMGVLVAGRVVQGFGSGLLSVALYVIVGHAYPERLRRRMFAAFAAAWVVPSLVGPALAGLIVEYLGWRWVFLAVPAVAVPAVLLIQPGLRSLAGTVPTRPPAGALARVGWACGAGASAALLHHGGQQRGVLAAGFVAAALAGLLVCVPRLLPPGFLRAARGLPTVIGLRGLASAAFVGAEVVIPLMLSRERGFSPTGAGLVLTVGALSWSAGSWIQGRIAAPRSTATLPRAGLACIAVGTAGVASALLPGIPVAPAVFAWAVAGLGMGLLYPSLSVLTLELSAPAEQGRNSSALQLGDSLAAATVLALTGAVLATGASPGPASYAVTLAVAAGCGLLGLLLAGRVAPRPAG; encoded by the coding sequence ATGACGACCGCCACCGCCACGCCCGGGACCTCCGCGGACGGCCTGTGGTCGCCGGGCCTGCGGGCGATGACCGTGGGCAGTGTCGCCCTGGTGTCGCTGCTCGCGTTCGAGGCCCTCGCGGTGGGCACGGCGATGCCGACGGTGGCCCGGAGCCTGGACGGCCTCGGCCTGTACGCGCTGGCGTTCGGTGGACCGTTCGCCTCCGGGGTGGTGGCGATGGTGGCGTCCGGCATCTGGTGCGACGCACGGGGGCCCCGTCCGGCCATGTGGCACGGCGTGGCCTGGTTCGTCGCCGGGCTGGCGCTGGCGGGTGCCGCCACCGGGATGGGCGTGCTGGTCGCCGGCCGGGTGGTGCAGGGCTTCGGCTCGGGCCTGCTGTCGGTGGCGCTCTACGTGATCGTCGGGCACGCGTACCCGGAGCGGCTGCGGCGGCGGATGTTCGCCGCGTTCGCGGCGGCCTGGGTGGTGCCGTCGCTGGTCGGGCCGGCGCTGGCCGGCCTGATCGTGGAGTACCTGGGCTGGCGGTGGGTGTTCCTCGCGGTGCCGGCGGTCGCGGTGCCGGCGGTGCTGCTGATCCAGCCGGGGCTGCGGTCGCTGGCCGGCACCGTGCCCACCCGCCCACCGGCCGGGGCGCTGGCGCGGGTGGGCTGGGCCTGCGGGGCGGGGGCGAGCGCCGCACTGCTGCACCACGGGGGGCAGCAGCGCGGCGTGCTCGCCGCCGGCTTCGTCGCGGCGGCGCTGGCCGGGTTGCTCGTCTGCGTACCCCGGTTGTTGCCGCCGGGGTTCCTGCGGGCGGCGCGCGGGCTGCCTACGGTGATCGGCCTGCGTGGCCTGGCGTCGGCGGCGTTCGTCGGCGCCGAGGTGGTGATCCCGCTGATGCTCTCCCGGGAGCGCGGCTTCTCGCCCACCGGCGCCGGGCTGGTGCTGACCGTCGGGGCGCTCTCCTGGTCGGCGGGTTCGTGGATCCAGGGCCGGATCGCCGCGCCCCGCTCCACCGCCACCCTGCCCCGGGCCGGTCTGGCCTGCATCGCCGTCGGCACGGCGGGCGTCGCGTCGGCGCTGCTGCCGGGGATCCCGGTGGCACCGGCGGTGTTCGCCTGGGCGGTCGCCGGCCTGGGCATGGGCCTGCTCTACCCGTCGCTGTCGGTGCTCACGCTGGAGTTGTCCGCGCCGGCCGAGCAGGGCCGGAACTCCTCGGCGTTGCAGTTGGGCGACTCCCTGGCGGCCGCCACCGTGCTGGCGTTGACCGGGGCGGTGCTGGCCACCGGCGCGTCGCCCGGCCCGGCGAGCTACGCGGTCACCCTGGCGGTCGCGGCCGGGTGCGGACTCCTCGGCCTGCTGCTCGCCGGCCGCGTGGCGCCCCGGCCGGCCGGCTGA